In Alicyclobacillus acidocaldarius subsp. acidocaldarius DSM 446, the genomic window CCGCTTCCCCGATCGGCAAAACGGTCACGGCGCCGGTGTACCAAGGCCAAGTACTCGTGGGCGGTGATCTGGGGCACATGGGCGGCGTGGATGGCGTGATGCGCCTCTACGGCATGCAGACGCGCGCGTATCCGCTGACCTTGAGCACGCAGTCGGTGCCCCTGACCGACATCTCGGTGGGCCAGGCAGTCGACGTGATTGCGCAGATGCCGTCGCCATACGGAGCGGGCAATATCACAAAACTCGTGGCGCAGAACGCGCCGGTAATTGCGGTGGCGACGGCGCAAGATGTGATCTTGGTCGGGGTGACGGACAGCGAAGCGCTCCAAATGGCGAATGCCACCAAGCTCTACGTTGCGCTAAGTCCCGAGACGCCGTGGGTGCCTGCTGAGACAGCGAGTACGAGTATTCCGGGTGCAACGTCGAACACGACGCAATCCACGGCCACGATATCAACGAACAACACGGGCAATGGTACGGTGAATCCCGCTTCAGCCGGAGGCATGACGAACTCGACAAGCGTAGTGCCGTCTGGGTCACAGAAGACCGCGGCAAAACCTAAAGGAGTGAAGAGACCTTGAACCGGCCATGGGCCAAGACCAAGGACGAGATTGATTGGACCAAAGAACAAGAAGCCTGGAAGATGCTTGAGACCTGGGAGGGCGAGGACGAGCAGTATTTTCGATGGGAAGAGGAACTGCTGCAGGAACTCCAAGTCATCATGAACCGCGAAGGGGAAGACGCGGATCAGTCGGAACTCGCGCGCGAAGCGCAACTCATGCAGATTGCGCGCTCGAAGCCGCACATTCCGGCGCGGGCACATCGGCAGCTTGTGAAGAGCATCCTCGACGACATGTTTCGGTTGGGACCGCTTCAGCCGCTTTGGGCGCGATCTGACGTATCGGACATTCAGATTTTTGTGCCGTACAACTCGAACCAAGAGCAAATCATCATGTACACCGATCGGAAGGGACGCCATCTTTACACGGGCCGCGGCTTTCGGAACTACGCGCATGCGCGCTCGTGGCTGGATCGGCACTTGGCGGTTCTGGGCCAAAAGTACGACCGAGGGCTCACACCCTCGCTTGACGCCACTTTTCCGAACGGTGAACGGTTGCACGTGATCTCGGGCGTCAGCGCGTACTCCCGTTGGCGAGATGGGCGGTACGAACTGGCGGAGTGCATGATCATCTCCGTTCGTCGGTTCATTCAGGCGTTCTCACTCGCAGAGCTCACGGAAGAAGACATCGACACGCTCGCAGAGGAAATGGCGTTGGAGCTTGTGATGGGGCAGCAAAGGCGCGTAGTGGCGCGCGTTGTCCCGACGGCAACACGGTATCGCGGCAAGATGATGGACAAGGCAACGGCGGACTATCTCCGGATCATGGTCCAGATGGGCAAGAACCATCTGATCGCCGGGGGCACGGGCGCGGGGAAGTCGACGCTGGCGAACGCGCTCACGGCCATGCTGCCGCAAGGCACGGTGCTTCTCGTGATGGAGGAATCGTACGAGCTTCAGCCGCAAAACGATCTCCACGTGATTCGGATCTGCGAGCGGAAAGGCGTGTTCACGTTGGCGGATGCAATGAAGGCGGCACTGCGGATGTTTCCGGACAGGCTCTTTATTGCCGAGGTACGCGACCATCTCGCGTATGTCTTCCTGCGCGCGATTCAGTCCGGTCACGACGGTTCGTCCACGACCATTCACGCGAGTAATTGCGCGTCGGCGGTCGAGACCATGATCCAGTTCGCCATGGCTCACGAGGCGCATCCGCCGCGCGAGATGGTGGAGAAGATTATTTTCGATCGAGTTCATACTGTCGTGCATATTAACCGAATTGAGCAAGACCGCTTTGTCGACGAGGTCGTGGAACTTCGTCCGAACGGCACGCTTCATACGGTTTCGCGCTTCATCCAAACAGGCGTTGAGAAGGGGCACCCGGTGGGGGACTGGATCTTTTACGGCCCCTCTCAAGACTTCCTCGACGAGATGGCGCGCCGAGGGATCC contains:
- a CDS encoding SAF domain-containing protein; the encoded protein is MRKSGKSARVKVRPGAAWIAGLAALGLVTAFVTDRVASHKVPMATAYVAAHDLTVGEVIGPKDVTRTVVPVSTLPPGALTASPIGKTVTAPVYQGQVLVGGDLGHMGGVDGVMRLYGMQTRAYPLTLSTQSVPLTDISVGQAVDVIAQMPSPYGAGNITKLVAQNAPVIAVATAQDVILVGVTDSEALQMANATKLYVALSPETPWVPAETASTSIPGATSNTTQSTATISTNNTGNGTVNPASAGGMTNSTSVVPSGSQKTAAKPKGVKRP
- a CDS encoding ATPase, T2SS/T4P/T4SS family, producing the protein MNRPWAKTKDEIDWTKEQEAWKMLETWEGEDEQYFRWEEELLQELQVIMNREGEDADQSELAREAQLMQIARSKPHIPARAHRQLVKSILDDMFRLGPLQPLWARSDVSDIQIFVPYNSNQEQIIMYTDRKGRHLYTGRGFRNYAHARSWLDRHLAVLGQKYDRGLTPSLDATFPNGERLHVISGVSAYSRWRDGRYELAECMIISVRRFIQAFSLAELTEEDIDTLAEEMALELVMGQQRRVVARVVPTATRYRGKMMDKATADYLRIMVQMGKNHLIAGGTGAGKSTLANALTAMLPQGTVLLVMEESYELQPQNDLHVIRICERKGVFTLADAMKAALRMFPDRLFIAEVRDHLAYVFLRAIQSGHDGSSTTIHASNCASAVETMIQFAMAHEAHPPREMVEKIIFDRVHTVVHINRIEQDRFVDEVVELRPNGTLHTVSRFIQTGVEKGHPVGDWIFYGPSQDFLDEMARRGIPIPASWRVEVSDDTDGVEEGVG